One Zestosphaera sp. genomic region harbors:
- the hypF gene encoding carbamoyltransferase HypF has translation MPVLRLVIEGIVQGVGFRPFLHRLGIRLGVRGYLRNVGGSEVEVVIEGDWSVLSKFIEGLMRERPPVARVEGMEVELIEGPGGFQDFTIVESDVRALRRSMIPPDFAICDDCLKEVLNSSDRRYRYAFNSCAWCGPRFTMIYRIPYDRENTSMSKYRLCNKCLSEYRDVENLRRYHAQGISCPEDGPKLWLTDSLGSKVVVEDPVKEAAKLIDEGYIVAVKGVGGYHVAALASDDEVVLELRRRKERPTKPFAVMGLDVQVLSRLVVIGEEAREFLESPERPILLLPKREDTPVSKHVSPGMDVEGVFTPYTALHYLLLLETRDKFLIMTSGNPKGQPMCVSEECVYGKLGKVVDYVLTHDREIVNRADDSVVRFTDGVPVLLRRGRGYAPTWIKLGARLPKNVVAFGAELQSAGAVGFEDKVVLTQYIGDADDLDTLEDLSKYLKYLITNYRVEVNRSVVVIDKHPQYNSSRLGRFFAAEHGLKVLEVQHHYAHALATMADRNILGRSALAIVVDGVGYGDDGGVWGGEVFIINEDLSYTRSGHLSYLPLIGDEATYRPARYLTSSMLTFMDPEEVKELASRLGFLRGLRNFDEIDLLHTLIRRGEYVKSSSTGRFLDAVSALTGVCYLRTYEGEPAIALEASCRSGTVDEELLSGFKILRSDGMYVVDVKQFIEQAVSRLLDSGGNSRVKACVGLTSQYGLGLALGRIASKLIDEGSANPDVVVLGGGASVNDYIVKGVKEVLREFGITALLPSRTPPNDGGLPLGQVAATLVLRQ, from the coding sequence ATGCCGGTGCTGAGGTTAGTGATTGAAGGGATTGTGCAGGGCGTCGGCTTCAGACCGTTCCTCCACAGACTGGGCATCAGACTTGGCGTGAGGGGCTACCTGAGGAACGTAGGGGGGTCGGAGGTAGAGGTGGTTATTGAGGGCGACTGGAGCGTCCTCTCCAAGTTTATCGAGGGTTTAATGAGAGAGAGGCCGCCAGTAGCGCGCGTTGAGGGCATGGAGGTAGAGCTGATTGAAGGCCCTGGTGGTTTTCAAGACTTCACCATAGTGGAGAGCGATGTGAGAGCGTTAAGGAGATCTATGATACCTCCAGACTTCGCCATATGCGATGATTGCCTGAAGGAGGTTCTGAACTCAAGCGACAGGAGGTATAGGTATGCCTTCAACTCGTGTGCGTGGTGCGGCCCCCGGTTCACAATGATATACAGAATCCCCTACGACAGGGAGAACACGTCGATGAGTAAGTACAGACTATGCAATAAATGCCTCAGTGAGTACCGGGACGTCGAGAATCTGAGGAGATACCACGCGCAGGGGATAAGTTGCCCTGAAGACGGCCCTAAACTATGGCTCACCGACAGCCTCGGCAGTAAGGTAGTGGTGGAGGACCCGGTTAAGGAGGCCGCCAAGCTGATTGATGAGGGCTACATAGTGGCGGTTAAAGGGGTCGGTGGGTACCACGTGGCGGCACTGGCCAGCGACGACGAGGTAGTGCTTGAGCTGAGGAGGAGGAAGGAGAGGCCAACCAAACCTTTCGCAGTTATGGGTTTGGACGTTCAAGTCCTCAGCAGGCTGGTCGTGATCGGCGAGGAGGCGAGAGAATTCCTGGAGTCCCCTGAAAGACCAATCCTGTTACTCCCGAAGAGGGAGGATACGCCAGTCTCCAAGCACGTGTCGCCTGGGATGGACGTGGAGGGAGTGTTCACACCCTACACAGCCCTCCATTACCTGCTTCTGCTAGAGACCAGGGACAAGTTCCTCATAATGACCAGCGGCAACCCTAAGGGGCAACCGATGTGTGTCAGCGAAGAGTGTGTGTATGGGAAGCTCGGCAAGGTTGTGGACTACGTCCTGACTCACGACAGGGAGATCGTGAACAGGGCGGACGACTCGGTCGTCCGGTTCACGGACGGTGTTCCAGTCCTCCTCAGAAGGGGGAGGGGTTACGCGCCAACCTGGATCAAACTCGGGGCCAGGCTTCCGAAGAACGTCGTGGCGTTCGGGGCCGAGCTTCAGTCCGCAGGGGCAGTAGGTTTTGAGGACAAGGTTGTCTTGACTCAATATATAGGGGATGCTGACGACCTCGATACTCTTGAGGACCTCTCGAAATACCTGAAGTACCTAATCACTAACTACAGGGTTGAGGTCAACAGGTCAGTTGTGGTCATTGATAAGCATCCTCAATACAATTCCAGCAGGTTGGGCAGGTTCTTCGCCGCGGAGCACGGGCTGAAGGTCCTCGAGGTCCAGCATCACTATGCTCACGCACTAGCCACTATGGCTGACAGGAACATCCTCGGCAGGTCGGCTTTAGCTATAGTGGTTGACGGGGTTGGGTATGGTGACGACGGTGGTGTTTGGGGTGGGGAGGTCTTCATCATAAACGAGGATTTGAGTTACACGAGGTCGGGTCACTTAAGCTACCTCCCCCTAATAGGGGATGAGGCTACTTACAGACCTGCCAGGTACTTGACGTCGAGCATGTTGACCTTCATGGATCCTGAGGAGGTGAAGGAGCTGGCGTCCAGGCTGGGCTTTCTGAGAGGGCTGAGGAACTTTGATGAGATTGACCTGCTTCACACGTTAATTAGACGTGGTGAATATGTTAAATCCTCATCAACCGGGAGGTTCCTCGACGCGGTCTCAGCTCTTACAGGCGTCTGCTACCTGAGGACGTACGAGGGCGAGCCAGCGATAGCTCTTGAAGCATCATGCAGGAGCGGGACAGTTGATGAGGAACTACTCAGTGGGTTCAAGATCCTACGGAGTGACGGCATGTACGTGGTGGATGTAAAACAGTTCATTGAACAAGCTGTCAGCAGACTACTGGATTCCGGCGGGAACTCAAGAGTTAAGGCCTGCGTCGGTCTGACGTCGCAGTACGGCCTCGGGTTGGCGTTAGGGAGGATCGCGTCTAAACTCATCGACGAGGGCTCAGCAAACCCCGACGTGGTGGTGTTGGGCGGCGGGGCCTCCGTCAACGACTACATTGTGAAGGGAGTTAAGGAAGTGCTCAGGGAGTTCGGCATAACTGCACTACTGCCTTCCAGGACACCGCCGAATGACGGTGGACTGCCGCTGGGTCAGGTTGCGGCAACACTGGTGCTGAGGCAGTGA
- a CDS encoding radical SAM protein, with protein sequence MRVALVLAGEGSVYGSSFGFTVPPLAAAYLAAVTVERGVGVRFFDSVARQQDLRTLALEVTSYDPDMVGFLMNTSASHKASVGLGRVLKRVCGSLIIAGGHHATFTYPILLREGFDVVVVGEGEETFSELLKVYAEGTSFREVRGLTYMDGGEVRVTKPRSPVEDLNRLPLPRYDVFDRALYRAGLLDPHASVAPLETSRGCPYNCEYCSATRMWGRSWRFKTAERVVEELKTIYRLRYRWVFIVDDNFIIPVKKVLEEKLRLLDMIAGSYLSRLRYIIQVRADLIARNKWIVRRLRDAGVRVVFLGLESGDPGTLKKMRKGSSTDVGVEAVKSLVSEGMIVHAGFILGAPYEGRKGMRKTLTYAYGLAEYLDSAQFSIYTPLPGTDSFVKALREGSLLTLDWSLYDVHTPVMKTYMDPVELFIRDRLAYYTFFLIKSVKHFKNALRRGIRRTRHREKDTYIGNAVRYVVRHLPLYLNWLVKLPEEAFRVKKALKKGVDQATLELLRRLYVANHIAALKNLPSGQSSV encoded by the coding sequence GTGAGAGTTGCTCTCGTCCTAGCGGGCGAGGGCAGTGTATATGGAAGTAGCTTCGGCTTTACAGTGCCTCCCTTAGCCGCGGCCTACCTGGCGGCGGTGACTGTGGAGAGGGGGGTCGGCGTGAGATTCTTCGACTCTGTTGCTCGTCAACAGGACCTGAGGACCCTGGCTCTGGAAGTTACCTCATATGACCCAGACATGGTGGGTTTCCTCATGAACACCTCGGCAAGCCATAAAGCCAGCGTCGGGTTGGGCAGAGTTCTTAAGAGGGTGTGCGGTTCCTTAATAATTGCGGGTGGCCATCACGCCACATTTACATACCCTATACTGCTGAGGGAAGGTTTCGATGTGGTCGTGGTTGGGGAGGGTGAGGAGACATTCAGCGAGCTCCTTAAGGTCTATGCGGAGGGGACCTCCTTCAGGGAGGTGAGAGGACTAACCTACATGGACGGCGGTGAGGTGAGGGTCACCAAGCCTAGGAGTCCTGTGGAGGATTTGAACAGGCTACCCCTCCCGCGGTATGATGTCTTTGACCGTGCCCTCTACAGGGCCGGGCTCCTTGATCCCCACGCCAGCGTAGCCCCACTAGAGACCTCAAGGGGTTGCCCATACAACTGCGAGTACTGCTCGGCTACAAGGATGTGGGGCAGGTCCTGGAGGTTCAAGACAGCTGAGCGAGTGGTAGAGGAGCTCAAAACTATCTACAGATTAAGGTACAGATGGGTCTTCATAGTCGATGACAACTTCATAATTCCTGTCAAGAAGGTTCTTGAGGAGAAGCTCAGACTCCTGGACATGATCGCCGGCAGTTACTTGAGCAGGCTACGCTACATAATTCAGGTTAGAGCAGACTTGATCGCTAGGAATAAGTGGATTGTGAGACGCCTCCGCGACGCCGGCGTTAGGGTTGTATTCCTTGGGTTGGAGTCCGGGGACCCAGGAACCCTCAAGAAGATGAGGAAGGGCAGTAGTACGGACGTCGGTGTGGAGGCTGTTAAGTCCTTGGTGAGTGAGGGCATGATAGTCCACGCAGGCTTCATACTGGGGGCGCCTTACGAGGGCAGGAAGGGGATGCGTAAGACCCTCACCTACGCGTATGGGTTGGCTGAGTACCTGGATTCAGCGCAGTTCTCAATATATACGCCGCTCCCTGGCACGGATTCGTTCGTCAAGGCGTTGCGTGAGGGAAGTCTCTTAACACTTGACTGGAGCCTCTACGACGTCCATACGCCTGTGATGAAGACATACATGGATCCGGTGGAACTCTTCATCAGGGACAGACTGGCGTACTACACGTTCTTCCTCATTAAGAGCGTTAAACACTTCAAAAATGCCTTGAGAAGAGGGATTCGAAGGACACGGCACAGGGAGAAGGACACCTACATAGGGAATGCAGTCAGGTATGTTGTGAGGCATTTGCCGCTATATCTAAACTGGCTCGTGAAACTCCCTGAAGAAGCATTCAGAGTGAAGAAAGCACTGAAGAAGGGAGTCGACCAAGCGACGCTGGAGCTTCTCAGGAGGCTCTACGTAGCTAATCATATCGCGGCTCTTAAAAACTTACCTAGCGGTCAGTCCTCAGTTTAG